In Kangiella koreensis DSM 16069, the DNA window GGACGCGGATAGTTATCGGCTAATTCTTGATACAGCTGATGTCTGAAGTCTTCTTCTGAAGAATCTAGTTTATTCAGAATTTCTACCAACACTTCATTGTCTTCACGACCATCCCACTCTTTGATGTAGGTGCCTTCTTTGTAGCCTTTATCCTGACGGAAAAAGTTTAAGGTATTTTTACCGACGTAACTTTTAAATAACTCTTCGAAGGGCATCTCCATTTGCTGCATGCAACCGGCGAAACTGGCGCCATCAAAATGTTGATACATCACTGCCTGTCCTGCCATCACTTCGAGCGTTTGTTTAAAGTCATCTTTTAGTGTTGGTTCAAGCATTTCGTTGGTAAGTTCTTCGGCGATAGCTTCGAAACTCGTCTCACCATCAATCCGTGAACTTAAACCAAAATGAAAAATATCCACTAGTTCCATCTTCACTTGTTCCGCATCAGGCTTTTGATGCTTCCACCACTTCCAACCATAGTGTTCCAACATTTCAGCACATTCGATCCAAATCGCGCGATACCACTCGAAATTTTGGTCAAACCATTTTTCATTAACTTTCGAATTCATGGCGTTCTGCATTTCCAGCATCACTGCAATTTGTCTAATCATTGTTTCTTTGTTTGGCATAATGGTTCCTTAAATACTTTATAAACTCCCCACTATTGGGGAATGACAATACTTAACTGTTTATTATAAATTTAGACTACCAACTTTTATGACGTTTAACCAATTCGTAGGCTGCTTTAATTTCCTGGGTCTTTTCGGTGGCCATTTTGATCATCTGTTCTGGCAGCCCTTTTGCTACCAGTTTATCAGGATGATGCTGTGACATCAGCCGACGGTAAGCCCTTTTTACAGTTTGCTGATCATCGCTGGCTTTGACGCCGAGTACTTGATAGGCCTGTTCTACGCTGGGACCACTGGCTGCTTGATAGCCTGGGCCACCATGCTCGCCACCCTGTTGTTGTGAATGCTGATAAAATCGTTGTTGAGCCTGCACCATTTTAATCAGCTGGTCGATCATAAAGACGGGGAAACCAAGTGATTTTCCAACGTCATGCAAAACTGCTCTTTCGCGTTCGTGGACAATGCCATCGGCCATCGCCATGCTGATCTGCACTTCCATGAACATCTGCATCAGGTTACGACGTCTATGACATTCGCGCTTAAATTGCTCAAGCACGCCGTCCAGATCAAAGTCCTGATTTTTGCCCTGATTGAATAAATCTACCGCTAATTTGCGAGCAGTTTGATCGAGGCCCATGCGACGCATAACTTCTTCTGCATGGCGAATTTCAACATCAGTCACTCGACCATCGGCTTTCGCAATATGCCCCATGACTGAAAAGGTTGCGGTAAAAAAGGCTGCCTGCACGCGCTCTTGCGAACCCGGCTCCAGGTCTTCCCCTTTCTTATCAATTTGATGGCCAACCACACCACCTAAAATCGCACCGATTGGCCCGCCAAAGGAAAAGCCAATCACGCCGCCTAATAATTTTCCAAACCAACTCATACGTTTTTATCGTTCTCTAGGTTAAATTCATCAGTTAAATTCAATGGTTTTCAGTTTACGCTGAAAACTCTCGTTTAGTGACTGCAAGCGCTCAGGGGTTCCAATATCGTGCCAACGCCCCTGATATAGTTCATAGGTCACGTCATCCTGCTCCATCAACTGACGCAAGATTGGGCCTAGTGGAATAGCCTCATCTTCAGGCAGATCTGCAAACACCTTGGGCTGATAGACGCCAATACCAGAAAAAGTCAGTTTAGGCTCACCTTCTGATTTAACCTTGCCGCCTTCTGTGACACAAAAATCGCCCTCTGGATGGTGCTCAGGATTAGGTACCAACACAATGTGCGCGCTGCTCTCTGGCGCTTTAGCAATACCCGTATAGTCAATATCAGTCCACACGTCACCATTAACTACGATGAATGGTTCATTCTCGAAAAAATCCAGTGCCTTCCGGATTCCGCCAGCGGTTTCCAGCGCCTGCTCTTCGGGTGAGAAGCTCAGGTTCACGCCCCAATAGGCACCGTCGCCAAGATATTCTGGGATTAGCTCACCCAGCCATGAGGTGTTGATAATGATATCGCTAATACCGGCCTCTTTAAGCGCTTCGATATGCCATTCGATGAGCGCTTTACCATTCACTTTCAGCAATGGCTTAGGCCGCTCGTCAGTCAGCGGACGCATTCGCTCGCCACGACCAGCAGCCAGAATCATGGCTTTCATGCACCGACTCCCAGCGCATCTTCCTCAACACGCTTGCGATAGAGCGGCATGATGGTGTCTTGTAGCCATTGGTGAAAATTAGCCATTTCAGGATAGTTTTCTGATTGTTGAAGAATATAGTTGAGGGTTAACGGGATATCTTTCAAGTAACCCGACTTGCCGTCGCGGAAATTGAGTCGAGAGAAAATACCCGCGACCTTAATATGGCGCTGCAAACCCATCCAATCAAACCACCTCAGGAAAGTCTGCTTTTCAAGTGAGAAGGGCGATTGTTCAATAAAGTAGTCAACCCACTCAACGACCTTATCCTGTGGCCATTGGATATAGCAATCACGCAATAAGGACAATAAGTCATAGGTTATCGGGCCATAGACCGCATCCTGAAAATCAATAATGCCGGGGTCCTTGCCCTCGATATGCATGATATTTCGTGAATGATAGTCACGGTGTACGAATACCTGCGGTTGTTCCAATGCATTAGAGGTCAGCTGTTTGAAGGTATCATCCAATAACTGATGCTCCTGTTCCGATAAGGGGTAGTTCAGATAGCGGCCTAGAAACCACTCTCGGAACAGCTCCATCTCGGTATTCAACAGAGTGCTGTCGTAAGGCGGCAGTGAATCCGCGTTATCAATCGACTGCATGGTGACCAGGCTATCGATGGCGCTTTGATAGAGTGCGTCGGCACTTGAAGCGGATTCAGAAGGATTAAGTAGTAGTGGTAAGTACAACTGGTCGCCTAAGTCCGAGAGCAACATAAAGCCATCGGTAAGGTCATAAGCTAATACTTGCGGGGCATTGACTACTTTGAGCATGTTAGCGACTTTGATGAATTGTTCGGAATTTTCATGCTCGGGAGGGGCATCAACGCAGATCCAGCTGGTATCATCATCTTGCCAGCGGAAATAACGGCGGAAACTGGCGTCACCGGACACCATGCTCCATTGCAATGCCCCAATATCGGGATTGATATGACGGATTTTGGCGTATGCCCAGTTTTTAAGAGCTTCTTGTCGGCTATCTTTTTCCATTATAGGTTTTCATTTGTGCAAATAAGCGTTTATCATTGTGCCATTCTATCACTTGGTCACTTTCCGCGCCTTGAAACCTATGTAACAAAGCGTTGGTGGCGAATAGCGGAAGGTAAAATAACGGATACATGGTAAGCAAGAAAACTCCTTGGGTACACCCTTTTTTAGCGACTGGCTTCCTGCTTGCGGCATCCTCTGTGCCAGCGACCGGTTTGTCTGCTGAAAACCAAACCATAAGCCAACCAGCAGCCTCTAAGGAAAGTCTTTCTGAAGAGACTGATAAAAATGAGCTTGTCAGTAAAGACATTGGTTTTAAGTTCCCCGAGTTCTACACCTGCCCCAGCGAGCCGATGGAGCCAATTCGTTATCAAGCAGTTCGTAGCGAAGAACAAGGCCCGATTAAAGTCTATTCGGATAACGCGGTACGCGAAGGCGATAGAGCTTATTTGAATGGTAATGTGGTGGTCACTCAAGATGGACAGCAACTTACAGCCAAAAGCCTCACAGCCGATAACCAAACCCAAAGCTATCGAGCTGAAGGTGACTTATTATTTACTAACCAGAATTTTGTCGTCGGTGCTGATAGCCTGAGCTACCAAGCCCTTGAGGGCAAAACTGAAATTAGCAATACCCGCTTTCACCTATACAGCAACAATGGCAATGGTTCAGCAGAGACGATTACCATAGATAACAACCAGGTTTTAACGCTTTCTGACTCTGAGTTTTCTACCTGCCCAACCAATCAGCGAAGCTGGGCTTTTGAGTCCGACGAGATTGTTATTGACCGGGAGAGTGGCTGGGGTAAAGCCTATAACAGTGTGGTTAAAGTAGCGGATGTGCCGGTATTCTGGCTTCCTTATTTTACTTTCCCGATTGATGACCGTCGCAAAAGCGGCATCTTACCACCCTCTTTTAGTAACTCGGATCGTAATGGCCGTGATGTTAGTGTGCCCTATTACTTCAACTTAGCACCTAACTATGATTTAACGCTCACTCCACGCTACATGACATCACGTGGTTCCATGTTGGGCACCGAGTTCCGCTATTTAACTGAAGCCAGTCATGGTGAGCTATTTTTTGAAGCCTTACCAAACGACAAAGACCCAAATGCTCTGGGTGATAAACGCTGGCAATACAATGTGCAACATCTGACCGAAATAAGCGATAACTGGAGCACCGGCATCAAGGCTCGCAACGTCAGCGACGATGGCTATTATCAGGATTTTGGTGGTAGCCTGGAAAACAGCAACCAAGATATCCTCTCGCAGAACCTATATGTTCAACATCGAAGCAAAGACTGGCTGTTTCGTACCGAATATCAGGACTGGCAGTTACTGAATAGTCCGGTAGAGCGCTATACCATTGCTCCACGTATACAAATGACTCGCTTTTTTGAACCCGATGAAAATGGTTTTCATGCACAAATTCACAGCGAACTGACTCGATTCGATAAAGATAACGCTATTACTTCCAATCGCTATCATTTTGAGCCATCTATTGGCTGGAGCCATGAAACCTTATACAGTTTCTTCCGCCCTCAGGTACGTTACTCGGTGACTCATTATCAACAGGAAGAACTCGCTGGTAATGTTGAGCACCTCACTCGAACACTGCCTACAGCCTCACTTGATACAGGCCTTTATTTCGAGCGTTTCATAGACGATGAAGATGAACGCTATACCCACACTCTGGAGCCGCGGCTTTTCTACCTTTATACACCTTACGAAGCGCAAAGTGATATTGGTATCTACGATACCAGCTTGCCCACTTTCAACTTTACCCAGTTGTTTAACACCAACCGATTCAGCGGAATTGATCGTATTGGCGACGCCAATCAAATCAGCGGTGCATTAACCAGCCGAATTTTAGATTCTGAAGGGCGCGAGAAGGCCTCCATGTCATTGGGCCGGATTGTTTATTTATCAGATCGACAGGTGCAACTGATAGACACCGTGGGTCGAGAGACCGAAAAGCAATCAGGACTACTTGCCGAGGTCAACTGGCGATGGACCGACGCCATTGAATTCAAATCAGTTATAGAGTGGGATGATCAGACCAATGATACAACTCATGGTTTGATCAATATGCACTATGAGCCCCAACCTAACCACATTATCAATCTAGGCCACCGCTACCGCGAGCGTCTGGATAGAAGACAGGAAGAAGCAGAGCTGGCTTTTGCCTGGCCGATCAAAGATAATTGGCGGCTTTTAGGCCGTTACAACCAAGATTTGGTAGAAAATCGAACCAATGACTCCTTTCTTGGTCTAGAGTATGAATCATGTTGTTGGGCTGTACGCCTAGTTGCACGACGATACTTGAATATTCAGCTCGATAGCGAAGGATTCATCTTGCCGGGGCAAAGCGATGAACATAACTCCGGCGTCTTTTTACAGTTTGTCCTAAAAGGGATTGGTAGTCTGCGCGGCAGCACCACAGAGTTTTTAGAAGACAGCATTTACGGTTACGAAGATTTATTAGGCAAATAATCTATGATTCTTAAAAAAGCATTAATTGGTTTTACTTTATGCCTTGCGGCGTTTTCTCTACAGGCAGAAGTCATTGATAAAGTTATTGCGCATGTTGATGAAGACGTCATTTTGCAAAGCGAGCTTGATCGCAAAGTGATTCAAGCCAAACAACAGATTCGCTCACGTGGCGGTCAATTACCACCAGAAGATGTGCTAAAAAAAGAGCTGCTTGAACAGTTAATTATTCAAAGCTTACAGTACCAGATGGCAGTTCGTTCAGGCATGCAACTACAACCGGCTGAACTTCAGCAGTATGCAGCTCAAGTCGCACAGAGTAGTGGCATGACACTTGATGAGTTTCGCTTGAGTCTAGCCCAGCAAGGTATTGCCTATGAATTATTTCTGGATGACTTACGTAAAGAAATCTTAACCGGCCAATTACGCGATGCTTTTGTATCTCGCCGCATTAAAGTCAGCGATAAAGAGATTGAATCACTCATTCAGTCAATGAATGCACAAAATCAGGTCGAGTATCATCTTGGACATATTTTGATTGCTGTGCAGGAAGACGCTGACGAAGAAACCCAAAAGCAAGCCAAGCAGAACGCTCTAAAGGTGATGAAGGAGCTTAAGGCTGGTGCAGATTTTGCTGAAACTGCCAAAGTTGTTTCAAGTAGCCCTGATGCAGCAGAAGGCGGTGATTTTGGCTGGCGCACAGAAAGCAATATGCCAACCCTGTTCGCTAATGTGGTGAACTTTTTAGATACCGGCGATATTTCTCAACCAATTCGCAGCCCTTCAGGATTTCATATTTTAAAGATTAAAGACAAGCGTGGCGAACAGCAGCACTTGGTTCAACAAACCAATGCCCGTCATATTCTAATCCGCCCAGATGCTATTACTACTGAGTCCAACGCTAAACAGCAACTGCAAAATATTCGCCAACGTGTACTTGCAGGCGAAGCAGACTTTGGGGATGAAGCGAAAAAACACTCTGATGACCCGGGCTCTGCGAAACTCGGTGGTAATCTTGGTTGGAACAACCTAGGTGTGTATGACCCTGTATTCGAACAAACCTTGACAGATCTTGACGTTAATGAAATCAGCGAACCATTCCAATCTAACTTTGGCTGGCATATCGTCCAACTCCTTGGCCGTCGCACCGATGATCAAACCGATGCGATGAAACGCCAACAAGCTATGCGTATTTTACAACAGCGCAAGTTTGGTGAAGAAGTTGAAAACTGGATTCGCGAATTACGTGACGAGGCTTACGTCAAGAAGATTGTGGAAGAAGACGCTTGATCCAACCGGCAAGAATTTTGATTACGGCAGGGGAACCTGCCGGAATCGGCCCTGAAATTATAGTTAAACTGGCCCAAGAGCCTTGCAGTGATCAATTGATTGCCTGCGCCTCTCCCACACTTCTTAAAGATACCGCGCAGCAATTACACCTTCCTCTTGAACTTAGCGTGTTTAATACCAATGAAGAGGCACTAGCTCATCGCATTGGCCACCTTTGGATTGTTCCGGTAGAGTTAGAATCCCCCGTGATCGCCGGTAAACTTAACCAGACGAATGCGGCTTATGTTATTAAGACTCTTGATACAGCACATCAACTAGCCATTAATGGAGCTGTTAATGCCATTTTAACTGGCCCAGTTCATAAAGGGATCATTAATCAATCTGGTTTGGCGTTTACTGGGCACACTGAGTTTTTTGCTGATAAGAGCAACGCCCATAAAGTTGTTATGATGCTGGCGACAGAAGGATTGCGAGTTGCTCTGGCGACGACACACCTACCTTTGAAAGAAGTGTCTGGCGCAGTCACGCCACAGCTACTGCAAGAAGTGATTGAGATTCTCATTCACGAGCTACAGAGCAAATTTTCCCTAAAGCGTCCGAAGGTTCTGGTCTGCGGATTAAATCCCCATGCTGGAGAAGATGGCCACTTGGGTCGTGAAGAAGTTGATACCATTATTCCGACTCTAGAAAAGATGCGTACTCAGTTTGATGCTGAATTGATTGGGCCAATTCCAGCCGATACAGCCTTTCAACCCAAGTGGTTAACGCAAGTAGATACAGTTTTGGCCATGTACCATGACCAAGGCCTGCCGACCTTAAAGTACAAGGGGTTCGGCAAAGCCATTAATTTAACTCTCGGACTGCCTTATATACGAACCTCTGTTGATCACGGTACCGGGCTGGATATTGCAGGACAAGGCCTTGCTGATATCGGCAGCATGCATTATGCGCTACAATTCACTCAGCAATTGATAAATAACAGAAAATCAAACTAATCACTTAAGTTACTAACTCATGGCAAAATCTCGTATGGTTCAGGGTCATCAGGCCCGCAAGCGATTCGGACAGAACTTTTTATCCGATAACCACTATATTCAGCGTATTGTTGAATCGATAGCCCCTCAGGAAAGTGATCGACTGGTTGAAATTGGCCCTGGTCTTGGTGCTATAACCGAACACCTGGTCGATAAAGTATCTGAACTGCATGTGGTTGAACTGGATCGTGATCTTATCCCGCGTCTGGAACAAAAGTTTAGCCAAAACACAAACCTTACCATCCATCAGAGCGATGCTCTTAAGTTTGATTTTCGCCAGCTGGCAAATGATAAGCCCATTCGAGTCGTCGGCAACCTGCCTTACAACATTTCAACCCCACTGATTTTCCATCTACTGAATCAGCGGGAAAGCATCAAAGACATGTACTTCATGTTGCAAAAAGAAGTGGTAGAACGAATTTGCGCCCAACCAGGTACCAGCTCATATGGCCGTTTGAGCGTAATGACTCAGTACTACTGTCAGGCCGACTTGTTATTTCTGGTTCCGCCAGGGGCTTTCCAGCCTCCACCTAAAGTCGAGTCTGCCATTGTTCGGCTGCAACCTTATTGCGACTTACCCTATCCAGTACAGGATGAACAACTGCTTGGACAGATTGTTACAGCAGCTTTTGGGCAACGTCGTAAGACTCTACGCAACAGCTTGAAAAAATTTATTAATGAGACTGGCTTAGAACAGCTGGGCATCAAACCAACAGAGCGTGCCGAACAACTTTCTTTATCACAGTTTGTCGATATTTGTCATCAAGTGGAATTAAACCAAGCGGATTAAGTGCTTGTTTGGTCAAGAATTTTGCCCCTTTACAGCATCGATGACTTTGACTATTATGGAAATTCATGGAAATCACTCAAGGATATGAGTATGAAATCTAACCCAGTACCTTATATGGAAGATGCCCGTCGTTTTTACCGAGTAACCGTTCACCTACCAGTGGCTGTTCGTCAGCATGATTCGCAGGTATTCCTAACTGAAAGCCTCGACATTTCTGAGGGTGGCGTTCTGATTAAAAATAATCTCGGCGACCGAGTTAACTCAGGCGATGTTGTTAAAGTTCATATAGAAGGCATTCTCGGTGAGGATGAAAGCAAAATGATATTACATGCCATGCGCATTGTTCGAATTGATGACGAGAAAATTGCGCTGGAATTTGTATAACCCCATTCCACAACACCTCTTTCACCCTGTGGTTACTACACCTGTTTGTTGAGGACTGATGCTTTTTTTTTTAGCTCGTACGGGCTATCATGCACACATCAACCATTAGTCCTTTGACTCCCCTAATGCAAGACTATCAAAAGCAATTTATTGAGCTGGC includes these proteins:
- a CDS encoding dUTP diphosphatase, which encodes MPNKETMIRQIAVMLEMQNAMNSKVNEKWFDQNFEWYRAIWIECAEMLEHYGWKWWKHQKPDAEQVKMELVDIFHFGLSSRIDGETSFEAIAEELTNEMLEPTLKDDFKQTLEVMAGQAVMYQHFDGASFAGCMQQMEMPFEELFKSYVGKNTLNFFRQDKGYKEGTYIKEWDGREDNEVLVEILNKLDSSEEDFRHQLYQELADNYPRPDSK
- the djlA gene encoding co-chaperone DjlA translates to MSWFGKLLGGVIGFSFGGPIGAILGGVVGHQIDKKGEDLEPGSQERVQAAFFTATFSVMGHIAKADGRVTDVEIRHAEEVMRRMGLDQTARKLAVDLFNQGKNQDFDLDGVLEQFKRECHRRRNLMQMFMEVQISMAMADGIVHERERAVLHDVGKSLGFPVFMIDQLIKMVQAQQRFYQHSQQQGGEHGGPGYQAASGPSVEQAYQVLGVKASDDQQTVKRAYRRLMSQHHPDKLVAKGLPEQMIKMATEKTQEIKAAYELVKRHKSW
- the murU gene encoding N-acetylmuramate alpha-1-phosphate uridylyltransferase MurU, whose amino-acid sequence is MKAMILAAGRGERMRPLTDERPKPLLKVNGKALIEWHIEALKEAGISDIIINTSWLGELIPEYLGDGAYWGVNLSFSPEEQALETAGGIRKALDFFENEPFIVVNGDVWTDIDYTGIAKAPESSAHIVLVPNPEHHPEGDFCVTEGGKVKSEGEPKLTFSGIGVYQPKVFADLPEDEAIPLGPILRQLMEQDDVTYELYQGRWHDIGTPERLQSLNESFQRKLKTIEFN
- a CDS encoding aminoglycoside phosphotransferase family protein; amino-acid sequence: MEKDSRQEALKNWAYAKIRHINPDIGALQWSMVSGDASFRRYFRWQDDDTSWICVDAPPEHENSEQFIKVANMLKVVNAPQVLAYDLTDGFMLLSDLGDQLYLPLLLNPSESASSADALYQSAIDSLVTMQSIDNADSLPPYDSTLLNTEMELFREWFLGRYLNYPLSEQEHQLLDDTFKQLTSNALEQPQVFVHRDYHSRNIMHIEGKDPGIIDFQDAVYGPITYDLLSLLRDCYIQWPQDKVVEWVDYFIEQSPFSLEKQTFLRWFDWMGLQRHIKVAGIFSRLNFRDGKSGYLKDIPLTLNYILQQSENYPEMANFHQWLQDTIMPLYRKRVEEDALGVGA
- a CDS encoding LPS-assembly protein LptD, coding for MVSKKTPWVHPFLATGFLLAASSVPATGLSAENQTISQPAASKESLSEETDKNELVSKDIGFKFPEFYTCPSEPMEPIRYQAVRSEEQGPIKVYSDNAVREGDRAYLNGNVVVTQDGQQLTAKSLTADNQTQSYRAEGDLLFTNQNFVVGADSLSYQALEGKTEISNTRFHLYSNNGNGSAETITIDNNQVLTLSDSEFSTCPTNQRSWAFESDEIVIDRESGWGKAYNSVVKVADVPVFWLPYFTFPIDDRRKSGILPPSFSNSDRNGRDVSVPYYFNLAPNYDLTLTPRYMTSRGSMLGTEFRYLTEASHGELFFEALPNDKDPNALGDKRWQYNVQHLTEISDNWSTGIKARNVSDDGYYQDFGGSLENSNQDILSQNLYVQHRSKDWLFRTEYQDWQLLNSPVERYTIAPRIQMTRFFEPDENGFHAQIHSELTRFDKDNAITSNRYHFEPSIGWSHETLYSFFRPQVRYSVTHYQQEELAGNVEHLTRTLPTASLDTGLYFERFIDDEDERYTHTLEPRLFYLYTPYEAQSDIGIYDTSLPTFNFTQLFNTNRFSGIDRIGDANQISGALTSRILDSEGREKASMSLGRIVYLSDRQVQLIDTVGRETEKQSGLLAEVNWRWTDAIEFKSVIEWDDQTNDTTHGLINMHYEPQPNHIINLGHRYRERLDRRQEEAELAFAWPIKDNWRLLGRYNQDLVENRTNDSFLGLEYESCCWAVRLVARRYLNIQLDSEGFILPGQSDEHNSGVFLQFVLKGIGSLRGSTTEFLEDSIYGYEDLLGK
- a CDS encoding peptidylprolyl isomerase — protein: MILKKALIGFTLCLAAFSLQAEVIDKVIAHVDEDVILQSELDRKVIQAKQQIRSRGGQLPPEDVLKKELLEQLIIQSLQYQMAVRSGMQLQPAELQQYAAQVAQSSGMTLDEFRLSLAQQGIAYELFLDDLRKEILTGQLRDAFVSRRIKVSDKEIESLIQSMNAQNQVEYHLGHILIAVQEDADEETQKQAKQNALKVMKELKAGADFAETAKVVSSSPDAAEGGDFGWRTESNMPTLFANVVNFLDTGDISQPIRSPSGFHILKIKDKRGEQQHLVQQTNARHILIRPDAITTESNAKQQLQNIRQRVLAGEADFGDEAKKHSDDPGSAKLGGNLGWNNLGVYDPVFEQTLTDLDVNEISEPFQSNFGWHIVQLLGRRTDDQTDAMKRQQAMRILQQRKFGEEVENWIRELRDEAYVKKIVEEDA
- the pdxA gene encoding 4-hydroxythreonine-4-phosphate dehydrogenase PdxA; this encodes MIQPARILITAGEPAGIGPEIIVKLAQEPCSDQLIACASPTLLKDTAQQLHLPLELSVFNTNEEALAHRIGHLWIVPVELESPVIAGKLNQTNAAYVIKTLDTAHQLAINGAVNAILTGPVHKGIINQSGLAFTGHTEFFADKSNAHKVVMMLATEGLRVALATTHLPLKEVSGAVTPQLLQEVIEILIHELQSKFSLKRPKVLVCGLNPHAGEDGHLGREEVDTIIPTLEKMRTQFDAELIGPIPADTAFQPKWLTQVDTVLAMYHDQGLPTLKYKGFGKAINLTLGLPYIRTSVDHGTGLDIAGQGLADIGSMHYALQFTQQLINNRKSN
- the rsmA gene encoding 16S rRNA (adenine(1518)-N(6)/adenine(1519)-N(6))-dimethyltransferase RsmA, with product MAKSRMVQGHQARKRFGQNFLSDNHYIQRIVESIAPQESDRLVEIGPGLGAITEHLVDKVSELHVVELDRDLIPRLEQKFSQNTNLTIHQSDALKFDFRQLANDKPIRVVGNLPYNISTPLIFHLLNQRESIKDMYFMLQKEVVERICAQPGTSSYGRLSVMTQYYCQADLLFLVPPGAFQPPPKVESAIVRLQPYCDLPYPVQDEQLLGQIVTAAFGQRRKTLRNSLKKFINETGLEQLGIKPTERAEQLSLSQFVDICHQVELNQAD
- a CDS encoding PilZ domain-containing protein, giving the protein MKSNPVPYMEDARRFYRVTVHLPVAVRQHDSQVFLTESLDISEGGVLIKNNLGDRVNSGDVVKVHIEGILGEDESKMILHAMRIVRIDDEKIALEFV